One genomic region from Novipirellula caenicola encodes:
- a CDS encoding putative 2-dehydropantoate 2-reductase has product MNKQRYAIIGAGALGGLYGAMLARQGFEVHFLLHSDYEHVREHGLKVDSIWGDMHLRDLHVHATAETMPPCDVTVIGLKTTQNHLLAELLPAPTADGGVVLVLQNGLNVEADSAAIVGDKRVFGGCCFLCSNKVGPGHIRHIDFGKIVFGQYRPASSAGSTATQNDARMVSIGNQICEDLNSAGVPTEFSDNLALVRWRKLMWNIPFNSLSVILNASTKQIMDDPDASALAEAVVREVHAGAAACGVTIPVEMIEKTLENTRKMVPYDSSMRLDFLNKRAMEAEAILGNPLRAAKESGYEMSRVETLYQQLRYIDHTNS; this is encoded by the coding sequence ATGAACAAGCAACGCTACGCAATCATTGGTGCCGGTGCCCTCGGCGGACTGTATGGAGCCATGTTGGCACGGCAAGGGTTTGAAGTCCACTTTTTGCTGCACAGTGACTATGAACATGTCCGCGAGCATGGGTTGAAAGTCGACAGCATTTGGGGGGACATGCACCTCCGCGATCTTCACGTGCACGCCACTGCTGAAACGATGCCGCCGTGCGATGTCACTGTTATTGGGTTGAAAACAACGCAAAACCACCTGCTTGCGGAACTGTTGCCCGCCCCCACTGCTGATGGCGGCGTCGTATTGGTGCTGCAGAATGGATTAAACGTCGAAGCCGACTCGGCAGCCATTGTGGGGGACAAGCGTGTCTTCGGCGGCTGCTGTTTTCTGTGCAGTAACAAGGTCGGGCCAGGCCATATTCGGCACATCGACTTTGGCAAGATTGTGTTTGGCCAATACCGGCCCGCTTCGTCCGCGGGTTCGACTGCGACGCAAAACGACGCACGGATGGTTTCGATCGGCAATCAGATTTGCGAAGACCTGAATTCGGCTGGGGTGCCAACGGAGTTCTCGGACAATCTCGCCTTGGTGCGTTGGCGAAAACTGATGTGGAATATTCCCTTCAACAGTTTATCGGTGATCCTAAACGCGTCGACCAAACAGATCATGGACGACCCCGATGCCTCGGCATTGGCCGAAGCGGTGGTCCGCGAGGTGCATGCCGGAGCGGCAGCGTGTGGCGTGACGATCCCTGTCGAGATGATCGAAAAAACGCTCGAAAACACGCGAAAGATGGTGCCGTACGACAGCAGCATGCGGCTCGATTTTCTTAACAAGCGAGCGATGGAAGCCGAAGCGATCTTGGGCAATCCGCTGCGTGCGGCGAAAGAATCAGGCTACGAAATGAGCCGCGTCGAAACGCTGTACCAGCAGCTGCGGTACATCGATCACACCAATTCTTGA
- the rpsU gene encoding 30S ribosomal protein S21: protein MVKLVVRDRETIQEAVRRFRKLVERSGIKKEMRRREYYEKPSETNRRNRLRAERRSRRTRLLSR from the coding sequence ATGGTAAAGTTAGTGGTTCGAGACCGGGAAACCATTCAGGAGGCAGTACGTCGATTCCGCAAGTTGGTTGAGCGCAGTGGCATCAAGAAAGAGATGCGTCGCCGCGAGTACTACGAAAAGCCAAGTGAAACGAATCGTCGCAATCGCCTGCGAGCCGAACGCCGCTCCCGCCGAACCCGTTTGCTAAGCCGATAG
- a CDS encoding helix-turn-helix domain-containing protein: protein MQVLKKQDWFHQDGFPIVVERRDPQDPFGLHSHEFSEIVIITGGKGEHITGEDSYELCTGDTFVIGPTRPHDYLNMDQLRLINVLFDANDLPMTLSDLHSLPGYHALFTLEPAWRKRHGFNSRLQLSPPELVHAIHLVDQLDQELSSRSCGFGVMATTTFLQLATFLSRCYSKSRSPQSKSLLRIAEAISLIERHYADPITLDELVEISGMSRRNFLRAFEATMGCPPIAYLIRLRVRQACKLLSQTDKTITEIAFDVGFSDSNYFSRQFRALMKSSPRKYRSSQRFERAAT from the coding sequence ATGCAAGTACTTAAGAAACAGGACTGGTTTCATCAGGACGGATTTCCCATTGTGGTCGAGCGCCGCGACCCTCAAGATCCCTTTGGGCTGCATTCTCACGAGTTCTCGGAAATCGTGATCATCACGGGCGGCAAAGGGGAACACATTACCGGCGAAGATTCCTACGAACTTTGCACGGGCGACACGTTCGTCATCGGGCCGACACGTCCTCATGACTATTTGAACATGGACCAGTTGCGGCTGATCAATGTGTTGTTTGACGCAAACGATTTGCCGATGACGCTTAGTGATCTGCACTCGCTGCCGGGGTATCACGCATTGTTCACGCTCGAACCTGCTTGGCGTAAACGTCATGGTTTCAACAGCCGTCTGCAATTGTCTCCGCCCGAGCTTGTGCATGCGATCCATTTGGTGGACCAGCTCGATCAGGAACTGAGCAGCCGCAGTTGCGGTTTTGGAGTGATGGCAACGACGACGTTCTTGCAATTGGCAACATTCCTGTCGCGTTGTTACAGCAAATCACGCAGCCCGCAAAGCAAGTCATTGCTGAGAATCGCAGAAGCGATTTCGTTGATCGAGCGTCACTATGCCGACCCCATCACGCTCGATGAATTGGTTGAAATTTCCGGGATGTCTCGTCGTAATTTCTTGCGAGCCTTCGAGGCGACGATGGGGTGTCCGCCGATTGCGTACTTGATTCGTTTACGGGTCCGGCAAGCGTGTAAATTGCTTTCGCAGACCGACAAGACGATCACCGAGATCGCATTCGACGTTGGTTTTTCCGACAGCAACTATTTTAGCCGCCAATTCCGAGCTTTAATGAAATCGTCGCCGCGGAAATATCGCAGTAGTCAAAGATTCGAACGGGCTGCGACGTAG
- a CDS encoding S1C family serine protease, with amino-acid sequence MTKHSAIPQQHRIDTVAMMIAAMTIIFMAMAASGSTWAAEGPLKLSPLLAEAEQDRIEAIERAMPSTVCVFVPGGGGGGSGVLISPDGYALTNFHVSSPAGNYMRCGLSDGNIYDAVIVGIDPVGDLALIRLLGRDDFPYATLADSQKANAGDWCMVIGNPFLLASNLQPTVTWGILSGVNRYQYPSGTLLEYADCLQTDASINPGNSGGPLYNADGELLGIVGRASFEKRGRVNVGVGYAISINQAKNFLGYLHSGRIVDHATLGATVATDPDGSVRVSNILESSDAYRRGLRYSAEIIEIDGRVVHTANDVQNVIATLPSGWRVKVVYRYEGNTVETLVRLMSVHGQDELLEKMAGAMPPPPPRETPKKNQDEDKDEQEEDSESDAVPDAEGDVPAAVLAVYEERRGFANYFANQQKQKEFIDSLRNQFPSGDAGQTRTWSIQGKTSKGEKVFIYVSDDRLSMVVGETPIEPETKSDLYESVEARSFAGAIPALDAWRRMLDKGPKKFGETIYWGTMPLAGERPLRDCVVGSDGEFEIRWLSHPDHNQVECIEVFADRDEDPAELWIHRDSDKADAKPVSLEVRYGVDSIFEMTIDSWDILDNNAADDKNEDNKDAGKPAPQDQAEQQG; translated from the coding sequence ATGACAAAACACTCAGCGATTCCGCAGCAACATCGAATCGACACCGTTGCGATGATGATCGCAGCCATGACGATCATCTTCATGGCGATGGCGGCGTCGGGATCGACGTGGGCCGCCGAAGGTCCGCTGAAGCTTTCACCACTGTTGGCCGAAGCCGAACAAGATCGGATCGAGGCCATCGAGCGGGCGATGCCATCGACCGTTTGTGTGTTTGTCCCGGGCGGAGGCGGCGGAGGCAGCGGTGTGTTGATTTCACCTGACGGTTACGCGTTGACCAATTTTCACGTTTCCAGCCCCGCCGGGAACTACATGCGATGCGGGCTCAGCGACGGCAACATCTACGATGCGGTGATCGTCGGGATCGATCCGGTCGGCGACCTTGCACTGATCCGCTTGCTCGGCCGCGACGATTTTCCCTATGCGACGCTCGCCGACAGCCAAAAAGCCAACGCCGGTGATTGGTGCATGGTGATCGGCAATCCATTTCTATTGGCCTCGAATCTTCAGCCTACCGTGACCTGGGGCATCCTCAGCGGCGTGAACCGGTATCAATATCCCTCTGGTACGCTGCTCGAATACGCCGACTGTTTACAAACCGATGCCTCGATCAACCCCGGCAACTCCGGCGGTCCGCTGTACAACGCCGACGGAGAGCTGTTGGGCATCGTGGGGCGTGCTTCGTTCGAAAAACGAGGGCGAGTCAACGTCGGCGTCGGTTACGCGATCAGCATCAACCAAGCCAAAAACTTTCTCGGCTACCTGCACAGCGGTCGCATTGTCGATCACGCGACTTTGGGGGCGACCGTGGCGACCGATCCAGACGGAAGCGTGCGAGTGTCCAACATTTTGGAATCGAGCGACGCGTACCGCAGAGGCTTGCGTTATTCGGCTGAGATCATCGAAATCGATGGGCGTGTAGTTCATACCGCAAACGATGTGCAAAATGTGATCGCAACGCTGCCAAGCGGATGGCGAGTGAAGGTGGTCTATCGCTACGAAGGCAACACGGTCGAAACCTTGGTGCGGCTGATGAGCGTCCATGGGCAAGACGAATTGCTCGAAAAGATGGCCGGAGCGATGCCACCGCCGCCACCTCGCGAGACCCCGAAAAAGAACCAAGACGAAGACAAAGACGAGCAGGAAGAAGACAGCGAGTCGGACGCCGTGCCGGATGCCGAGGGAGACGTCCCCGCCGCGGTCTTGGCGGTTTACGAAGAACGCCGCGGCTTTGCCAACTATTTCGCCAACCAACAAAAGCAAAAGGAATTCATCGACTCGCTAAGAAACCAATTCCCCAGCGGAGATGCGGGGCAAACCCGTACATGGTCGATCCAGGGCAAAACGTCCAAGGGCGAGAAAGTGTTCATCTATGTCTCGGACGATCGTTTGTCGATGGTCGTTGGCGAGACGCCGATTGAACCGGAGACAAAATCGGATCTGTACGAAAGCGTCGAAGCACGCTCCTTTGCGGGGGCGATTCCGGCGCTGGACGCATGGCGACGGATGCTTGACAAAGGCCCCAAAAAGTTTGGCGAGACCATCTACTGGGGCACCATGCCCTTGGCGGGCGAGCGACCGCTTCGCGACTGCGTGGTCGGCAGCGACGGCGAGTTTGAAATTCGCTGGCTGTCGCATCCCGACCACAATCAAGTCGAATGCATCGAGGTGTTTGCCGATCGCGACGAGGATCCCGCTGAACTGTGGATTCATCGCGACTCGGATAAAGCGGACGCGAAACCGGTTTCTCTCGAGGTCCGCTATGGCGTCGATTCGATATTCGAGATGACGATCGATTCATGGGACATTCTCGACAACAACGCGGCTGACGATAAAAACGAAGACAACAAGGACGCAGGCAAACCCGCCCCACAAGATCAAGCGGAGCAACAAGGTTGA
- a CDS encoding family 78 glycoside hydrolase catalytic domain → MKPFYFILLTFSLVASAAASDYAVTDLRCEYLENPIGIDIENPRLSWRVKSETRGQAQTAYRVLVASSADRLANNEGDLWDSGKIDSSQTLFVKYQGAPLKSRSRCHWKVQSLDSEGTAVWSEPASWSMGLLNETDWQAKYISYRDEDPIHTDTKSLFLPAARQYRKSFAATKKVKQATIYATALGIYELHLNGQRVSDARFAPGWTDYRQRAYYNTYDVTNMVGQGDNAMGAWVADGWYSGYVGFGLLTGMGTEKNGRYTYGKTPAVMAQLEIEYTDGTRETIGTDSTWKVTGDGPIQEADLLMGESYDARKEMPGWSTAAFDDRDWDNAILANQNGQTTATFYEGRNPETKGGHPRITGTERELGFVRPKLEAFPGVPVRVIEELPANSVTRRAAGTYTFNLNQNFAGTIRLKVKGPAGHKVTIRYGEMLHPDGRLMTENLRKARATDFYTCKGDPDGEIYEPRFTFHGFQFVEVENFPGEPTTDSVTGLVLHSDTPLTSTFECSDPMVNQLFKNVVWTQRANFLDLPTDCPQRDERMGWTGDAQAYVATAAYNADIGAFYTKWLRELMESQRPSGVFPGYAPFPFQHGWDFGSAWADAGVICPWTIWQFYGDTQVIKDCWEPMVRFMKWRDATAVNDLGVAHGNAWGDWLAQGADTPLEFIDTVYYAISARMMAEMAEAIGRDREADAYRSQLEKTKAAFQAKYLRDDGSVNVNTQTAQALALFGDLVPQSKRKGTAQHLAQMIADNGNRMATGFLGTRPLLPVLSASGQHDLATFLLQSREFPSWGYEIANGATTIWERWDSYTKEDAFGRHNAAMNSFSHYAFGAVCEWMFATLAGIQSDGPGFKQIVIRPSPPSPASNAMHDPIDWVRASYESIHGVIRSEWKIQDDQFQLNVTIPTNTTATVYLPTTDASSITESGNALTGHRHVKLVRQQADVAVLSVPSGSYKFSARSGIAAASVALKTGEPKDTSLNPDQIDLTGATKIASWDFTVPQDAEAWGERKGVKITRRDGDVYLVATGDDSQMAVKLDRPATGKLAIELRAMPGDGATSQFFWASPGRGFNGQQQSKRTLRESDQINAYLFAIPETEPVGKLRFDPFATYDEHANVGEMKIESITIYQLH, encoded by the coding sequence GTGAAACCTTTCTACTTCATTCTTCTGACGTTTTCGCTTGTTGCATCTGCCGCTGCATCCGATTACGCCGTGACTGACTTGAGATGCGAGTACCTTGAAAACCCGATCGGGATCGACATTGAAAATCCTCGTTTGAGCTGGCGTGTCAAGTCCGAGACGCGTGGTCAAGCTCAAACCGCTTATCGAGTCCTCGTCGCCTCTTCGGCAGACAGGCTGGCAAACAACGAAGGCGACCTGTGGGACTCGGGAAAGATCGACTCGAGTCAAACGTTGTTTGTGAAGTACCAAGGTGCACCGCTGAAATCACGCAGCCGTTGCCACTGGAAAGTTCAATCGCTGGACAGCGAAGGCACCGCAGTCTGGAGCGAGCCGGCATCATGGTCGATGGGTCTGTTAAACGAGACGGATTGGCAGGCAAAGTACATTTCGTATCGCGATGAGGATCCAATTCATACGGATACCAAGAGTTTGTTTCTGCCGGCCGCGCGGCAATACCGTAAATCGTTCGCGGCCACCAAGAAAGTAAAACAAGCAACCATCTATGCGACGGCACTTGGCATCTATGAACTGCATCTCAACGGCCAACGCGTCAGCGATGCTCGATTCGCGCCCGGTTGGACCGACTACCGCCAACGTGCCTACTACAACACTTACGATGTGACAAACATGGTCGGGCAAGGCGACAACGCGATGGGGGCATGGGTCGCCGATGGTTGGTACAGCGGCTATGTCGGCTTTGGTTTGTTGACCGGAATGGGAACCGAAAAAAATGGCCGTTACACCTACGGCAAAACGCCAGCGGTGATGGCACAGCTTGAAATCGAGTACACCGACGGAACGCGGGAAACGATCGGCACCGATTCGACTTGGAAAGTCACCGGCGACGGCCCGATCCAGGAAGCCGACTTGTTGATGGGCGAATCATACGACGCACGAAAGGAAATGCCCGGCTGGTCGACCGCCGCCTTCGACGACCGTGATTGGGACAATGCGATCTTGGCCAACCAGAACGGTCAGACCACCGCGACGTTCTACGAAGGACGCAACCCAGAAACGAAAGGCGGACACCCTCGAATCACCGGAACCGAACGGGAACTCGGCTTCGTCCGTCCCAAATTGGAAGCATTCCCAGGTGTTCCGGTCCGCGTCATCGAGGAACTTCCCGCCAATTCGGTGACCCGACGCGCCGCAGGTACCTACACCTTCAACCTGAACCAGAACTTTGCTGGCACGATTCGACTAAAAGTCAAAGGCCCGGCGGGACACAAAGTCACAATCCGGTACGGTGAAATGCTACATCCCGATGGCCGGTTGATGACCGAAAACCTGCGTAAAGCACGTGCCACCGACTTTTACACCTGCAAAGGTGATCCCGATGGCGAAATCTACGAACCACGATTCACGTTCCACGGTTTCCAATTTGTCGAGGTTGAGAATTTCCCTGGCGAACCGACCACGGACTCCGTGACCGGCCTTGTCCTGCACAGCGATACTCCGCTGACGAGCACCTTTGAATGCAGTGACCCGATGGTCAATCAACTGTTCAAAAATGTCGTTTGGACACAGCGAGCCAATTTCTTGGACCTCCCCACCGATTGTCCCCAACGCGACGAGCGGATGGGATGGACCGGCGACGCGCAGGCTTACGTGGCCACAGCGGCTTACAACGCGGACATCGGTGCGTTCTACACCAAATGGTTACGCGAACTGATGGAATCGCAGCGTCCCAGCGGCGTGTTTCCGGGTTACGCTCCGTTTCCGTTCCAGCACGGCTGGGATTTCGGTTCCGCATGGGCGGATGCGGGCGTGATTTGCCCGTGGACGATCTGGCAATTCTATGGCGACACGCAAGTCATCAAAGATTGCTGGGAACCGATGGTACGATTCATGAAGTGGCGTGATGCAACCGCCGTGAATGACTTGGGAGTTGCTCACGGAAATGCGTGGGGCGATTGGCTTGCCCAAGGTGCCGACACGCCGCTTGAATTCATTGACACCGTGTACTACGCGATTTCAGCGCGGATGATGGCCGAGATGGCTGAGGCAATCGGACGCGATCGCGAGGCGGACGCCTATCGATCTCAGCTAGAAAAAACCAAAGCCGCGTTCCAAGCCAAGTACTTGCGAGATGACGGCAGCGTGAATGTGAATACGCAAACGGCTCAAGCTCTCGCGTTGTTTGGTGATCTTGTTCCGCAGTCAAAACGCAAAGGCACCGCACAGCATTTGGCACAGATGATCGCCGACAACGGCAATCGCATGGCGACTGGGTTTCTCGGCACGCGACCGCTGCTGCCGGTGCTCTCGGCGTCAGGCCAGCATGACTTGGCCACATTTCTACTGCAGTCACGCGAGTTCCCATCATGGGGCTACGAGATCGCCAACGGAGCAACCACAATCTGGGAACGCTGGGACAGTTACACCAAGGAAGACGCGTTCGGCCGCCACAACGCTGCGATGAATTCCTTTTCGCACTACGCGTTTGGCGCGGTGTGTGAATGGATGTTTGCCACGCTGGCAGGCATCCAGTCCGATGGTCCGGGATTCAAGCAGATCGTGATACGACCCAGCCCGCCTTCGCCTGCAAGCAACGCAATGCACGATCCAATCGACTGGGTGCGTGCCTCCTACGAATCGATTCACGGCGTCATCCGCAGCGAATGGAAGATCCAGGACGATCAATTCCAGCTGAACGTCACCATTCCAACCAACACGACGGCAACCGTTTACCTACCGACGACGGATGCGAGCAGCATTACCGAATCCGGCAATGCGTTGACGGGGCATCGTCATGTCAAGCTCGTCCGCCAACAGGCCGATGTCGCGGTTTTGTCGGTACCTTCGGGCAGTTACAAGTTCTCAGCACGCAGCGGCATCGCAGCCGCCTCCGTTGCGCTAAAAACCGGGGAACCGAAAGACACCTCGCTCAATCCAGACCAGATCGACTTGACCGGAGCCACGAAAATCGCATCTTGGGATTTCACGGTTCCTCAAGACGCTGAGGCTTGGGGAGAACGCAAGGGCGTCAAGATCACGCGGCGAGACGGTGATGTCTACCTCGTCGCAACCGGTGACGACTCACAAATGGCAGTCAAGCTAGACCGGCCTGCCACCGGAAAATTGGCGATCGAGTTGCGTGCGATGCCCGGTGATGGAGCGACCAGCCAATTCTTTTGGGCATCGCCTGGCCGTGGGTTCAATGGTCAACAACAAAGCAAGCGGACGCTTCGAGAGTCGGACCAAATCAACGCTTACCTATTTGCAATTCCGGAGACCGAGCCCGTGGGCAAACTCCGCTTCGATCCCTTCGCAACGTACGACGAGCATGCCAACGTCGGCGAGATGAAGATCGAATCGATCACCATCTACCAGCTTCACTAA
- a CDS encoding L-rhamnose isomerase — MTNAANLQKSYELAVERYEAAGVNVQQALDRMRDVAISVHCWQGDDVVGFEGNAGALGNGLAVTGNYPGRARTADELRSDLEFAYSLIPGNHRLNLHALYGEFQTPVDRDAIGVEHFQGWMDWGRGQNVDLDFNPSYFSHDKASDGFTLAHADSGIRQFWIDHGIACRRIAAAMGQAQGNPCINNFWVPDGSKDTPASRKDPRERLAASLDEIFAEKLSSDHTLDAVECKLFGIGSESYVVGSHEFYMGYAMSRNKVLCLDAGHFHPTEVVSDKISSVLMYVPELLLHVSRGVRWDSDHVVTYTDELQAIMQEIVRGDYLDRVHIGLDFFDASINRVAAWAIGTRNALKALLAALLEPTEKLQQLERDGDYTARLALMEEHKTMPMGAVWDHYCQTVGVPVGAEWLEKVREYEANVQSGRQTQTSAVTA; from the coding sequence ATGACAAACGCTGCCAACCTACAAAAATCGTATGAGCTTGCCGTCGAGCGATACGAGGCTGCTGGGGTGAATGTGCAACAGGCACTGGACCGCATGCGTGATGTCGCCATTTCGGTGCACTGTTGGCAGGGCGATGACGTTGTCGGATTCGAAGGCAACGCGGGTGCGTTGGGAAACGGGCTTGCAGTGACTGGCAACTACCCTGGGCGAGCCCGTACGGCAGACGAACTTCGCAGCGATTTGGAGTTTGCCTACTCGTTGATCCCAGGCAATCACAGGCTGAATCTGCATGCCTTGTACGGTGAATTTCAAACCCCGGTGGACCGTGACGCGATTGGCGTCGAACACTTTCAAGGTTGGATGGATTGGGGCCGCGGCCAGAACGTGGATCTCGATTTCAATCCGAGTTACTTCTCGCACGACAAAGCGAGCGACGGGTTCACGTTGGCGCACGCGGATTCTGGTATCCGTCAATTCTGGATCGATCACGGGATCGCTTGTCGACGGATCGCCGCGGCGATGGGCCAGGCACAGGGCAACCCGTGTATCAACAATTTCTGGGTTCCCGACGGCTCGAAAGACACTCCGGCCAGTCGCAAAGATCCTCGCGAGAGGCTTGCGGCGTCGCTGGACGAAATTTTTGCCGAAAAACTTTCATCGGATCACACGCTGGATGCCGTCGAATGCAAGTTGTTCGGGATCGGGAGCGAAAGTTACGTGGTCGGATCCCATGAATTCTACATGGGCTATGCCATGTCGCGGAACAAAGTGCTTTGCCTCGATGCGGGTCATTTCCATCCCACCGAAGTCGTGTCGGACAAGATTTCTTCGGTGCTAATGTATGTACCGGAACTGCTGCTACACGTTAGCCGCGGCGTGCGTTGGGATAGCGACCACGTCGTTACCTATACGGACGAACTGCAGGCGATCATGCAAGAGATCGTTCGCGGTGACTATTTGGACCGAGTCCATATCGGACTCGACTTCTTTGACGCCAGCATCAACCGCGTTGCGGCGTGGGCGATCGGAACACGAAATGCGCTAAAGGCCCTTCTGGCGGCACTTTTGGAACCGACGGAAAAACTGCAGCAACTTGAACGCGACGGCGATTACACCGCACGATTGGCGTTGATGGAAGAACACAAAACGATGCCGATGGGCGCCGTCTGGGATCACTACTGCCAAACGGTCGGAGTTCCCGTCGGAGCCGAGTGGCTCGAGAAGGTGCGTGAATATGAAGCAAATGTTCAATCAGGTCGCCAAACCCAAACGAGTGCAGTGACCGCGTAG
- a CDS encoding NPCBM/NEW2 domain-containing protein: MLTQTLLLLLLSVIPVRVSTIEGQSVQGDFQGIGTAELKIEVDGQTQTYGFDALSSLAPAQKPEETGPTMRVILAAGSEVAAQDLSLTDETLSIEPRRQNRLDVPVKQVRAIRFRAATAAVNPAWLAKLEDERRGDTIAIRREGDTLDFIEGVITSISADTVGLELDGDEIQAPIAKLEGVIFGGTKVSSNPGDIQVVDVYGSRWSVAEMLPSEADAPLRLRLPGGIIHTLPLAQIESIRWTGGLSLLATVKPAASSHTEYVQTKLDRNMLNAWFGPKPVDGQDLVLYGRSAVEYRIDEGFQTFAAGVRRDKSVRNATETTVRVFVDEKMVWEESINDDQPLGFELSVADGQRLKIEVDPGSQGDLGNTIRILRPRLLR; encoded by the coding sequence ATGCTGACACAGACACTGTTGTTATTACTGTTGAGCGTGATTCCGGTTCGCGTTTCGACGATCGAAGGCCAATCGGTCCAAGGCGACTTCCAAGGCATCGGCACCGCCGAGCTGAAAATCGAAGTGGACGGGCAGACACAGACGTATGGGTTTGACGCACTGTCATCGCTGGCACCGGCACAGAAACCGGAGGAGACGGGGCCAACGATGCGGGTGATCTTGGCTGCGGGATCGGAAGTGGCGGCTCAAGACTTGTCTTTGACCGACGAAACGCTCTCGATCGAACCGCGACGTCAAAATCGACTCGATGTTCCCGTTAAACAAGTTCGTGCCATCCGATTTCGCGCGGCCACGGCGGCGGTGAACCCCGCCTGGTTAGCGAAGCTCGAAGACGAGCGTCGGGGCGATACGATCGCCATCCGCCGTGAAGGCGATACGCTCGATTTCATCGAAGGCGTGATCACGTCAATCTCGGCCGATACCGTTGGACTCGAACTCGATGGCGACGAGATCCAAGCCCCGATCGCAAAACTGGAAGGCGTTATCTTTGGCGGGACCAAGGTGTCGTCCAATCCAGGCGACATACAAGTCGTCGATGTGTACGGATCGCGTTGGTCGGTCGCCGAGATGCTGCCCAGCGAGGCGGACGCCCCGCTGCGTCTGAGATTGCCAGGCGGAATCATTCACACGCTGCCGCTGGCTCAAATCGAATCGATCCGCTGGACTGGCGGACTCTCGTTGCTAGCCACGGTCAAACCGGCTGCTTCCTCGCACACCGAATACGTGCAAACCAAACTTGATCGTAACATGCTGAATGCTTGGTTTGGTCCCAAACCGGTCGATGGACAAGACTTGGTTCTGTATGGTCGCTCGGCGGTCGAATACCGCATCGACGAAGGCTTTCAAACGTTTGCCGCCGGGGTGCGACGTGACAAGTCGGTGCGAAATGCAACCGAGACCACGGTACGCGTTTTTGTCGACGAAAAAATGGTGTGGGAAGAATCGATCAATGACGATCAACCACTCGGTTTCGAGTTGTCGGTCGCCGACGGACAACGTTTAAAAATCGAAGTGGATCCAGGTTCCCAAGGGGATTTAGGAAACACGATTCGGATTTTGCGTCCCCGGTTATTACGATAG
- a CDS encoding S1C family serine protease, whose product MIDFPSGRVIAILMLVWLPMASALAEPSLEQAAAHAQQRVVKIYGAGGLSGLEAYQSGFLVSPAGHIATAWSYVLDVEPTVILDDGRRFDAEIVGFEPSLELAVLKIDASDLPFFEVSGDTNAQWGDPVIAVSNLFGIATGREPASVMQGSVAAVTTLDARRGTFKTAYRGQVLILDLVANNPGAAGGAVVNANGELVGMLGKELRDASTGVWLNYALPAAAFRKTIGDIIAGRVVQPMDDSEPKLPRDQSHSLATLGLVMVPDVLESTPAYVDHVVADSWASRAQVRTDDLILLINGRRVEGQRSLRNLLRTIDRRDPVELTIQRNSEIIPITLRAK is encoded by the coding sequence TTGATTGATTTCCCATCCGGTCGCGTGATCGCGATCCTCATGCTGGTCTGGTTACCGATGGCGTCGGCACTCGCGGAGCCATCACTTGAACAGGCCGCCGCACATGCGCAGCAGCGTGTCGTTAAGATCTACGGCGCCGGTGGCTTGTCGGGACTCGAAGCCTATCAAAGCGGCTTCTTGGTTTCCCCGGCGGGACACATTGCCACGGCTTGGAGTTACGTGTTGGACGTTGAGCCAACGGTGATTCTTGACGACGGACGCCGCTTCGATGCCGAGATTGTTGGGTTCGAACCATCACTCGAACTGGCAGTGCTGAAGATCGATGCGTCGGATCTGCCGTTTTTCGAAGTCAGTGGCGATACCAACGCTCAGTGGGGTGATCCTGTGATCGCGGTTAGCAACTTGTTTGGAATCGCAACCGGCCGCGAACCCGCCAGCGTGATGCAGGGAAGCGTTGCCGCGGTCACCACGCTTGATGCTCGGCGTGGAACGTTCAAGACCGCCTATCGTGGCCAAGTCCTGATATTGGATTTGGTTGCCAACAATCCAGGCGCCGCCGGAGGCGCCGTCGTCAACGCCAATGGCGAATTGGTCGGCATGTTGGGCAAAGAACTGCGAGATGCATCGACGGGGGTGTGGCTCAATTATGCTTTGCCTGCCGCCGCGTTTCGCAAAACGATCGGCGACATCATTGCCGGACGTGTGGTTCAACCGATGGACGACAGCGAACCCAAGTTGCCTCGTGATCAATCGCATTCACTCGCGACGCTCGGTTTGGTGATGGTCCCCGATGTGCTGGAGTCCACCCCGGCGTATGTCGATCATGTTGTGGCAGACAGCTGGGCTTCGCGTGCTCAGGTGCGAACCGACGATTTGATCCTGCTGATCAACGGACGGCGAGTCGAGGGGCAGCGATCGCTCCGCAACCTGCTTCGCACCATCGATCGTCGTGACCCGGTGGAATTGACGATCCAGCGGAATTCCGAAATCATCCCCATCACACTCCGAGCCAAGTAA